The following nucleotide sequence is from Vibrio fluvialis.
GCGTTTAGTGCGATGACTTCACCATTTTCGCTGCCGATGTAGATTTGACCGTAAGCTGAAGCAATACCGCCAGACAAACGCGCAGGGGTATCTTTTTCCAGATTCGTTTTCCAGATGACTTTGCCGTTCGCCGGATCGAGTGCTTTGACTTCGCCATCTCGACTGGCGACAAAGATTTTGTCGTAAGCGTATTCCGGAGACAGTTTCGAGAAGTAGTGCCCCACGCCGTCACCGACAGAAGCACTCCACTCTGAACTAGGGGTAAATTCACTTTTCACCACAGGCACTGGTGCCATGATGACGTTTTCTTCTTCACCCGCACAGCCAGCCAGCAATCCCAGAACTGCGGCAGACAGGAGCACTTTGTTGAACATCTTTTTCATCAAGGTGTGCCCTTATTTGGCCAGATCATCCAGTTTCATCTGTAGCGTCTGACTTGCATCATCCGCCTGCTGCGCTTCGGTGTAAGCAGCATAAGCCGCCGCTTTATCACCTTTACGCAGAGAAATATCACCACGCAGCTCCGCGACACGGCCAGTCCAGCTTTGCTCTTTAATGTTCGCCAACTCACTCAGCGCAGCATCAAAGTTGCCTTGTTCTGCTTGCAGACGCGCAACACGATAGGTAATCACAGGTTTCAGCGCAGCATCACCCGTGGCGTTTTTCGCCCACTCTAACTGAGCCAGAGCTTCATCGAGATTACCCGCTTGCACTTGCGCTTTGGCCAGTTGCATAGCCGCCAGTACTGCGTACTCAGATTTATTATTGCTGTCGATAAAGCTTTGTACGTCCGCTTCTCCGTCAACGCCTTTGGTTGCCAGAGTTTGAATCGCTTTGGTGTAACTTGCAGAAGCAGCCTCTTGCGCTGACGTCACAGAATCTTGATAAAAACGCCAGCCAAACAAACCACCCAAGCCGATCACTGCGCCAAAGATGACAGCTTTGCCGTTCTCTTTCCACCAATCTTTGATCGCTTCAACTTGTTGTTCTTCAGTATCGTAGAGTTCCACTTCCTGTCCTCTTAGTATGAAATCTCAAAAATTAGCGTTTAGACGAGATGAGCCAGTTTGCCCGCAATCTCGGTTTGAGAAATCGTTTCTTGTTCACCGCCAGCCAGGTCTTTCAGAACTACAGTCTTCTCTGCTACTTCGTTTTCACCCAGTACCAGAGCCACTGCCGCGCCGACTTTGTCTGCACGTTTAAATTGTTTCTTAAAGTTACCGCCGCCAAAATGCGTCATTACGCGCAGACCAGGAACTTGCTCGCGCAGCTGCTCAACCAGTCTCATACCAGCCGTCAGCGTACCTTCACCGGCAGTCACCATGTACACATCAACGTTACGACGCACGTCTGTGTTACCCAAGGTTTCCATCATCAGTACCAGACGCTCAAGGCCCATCGCAAAGCCAACCGCTGGGGTTGCTTTACCGCCCAGTTGTTCAACCAGACCATCATAGCGGCCGCCGCCACACACGGTCCCTTGTGAACCCAGGCTTTCAGTCATCCACTCAAATACCGTACGGTTGTAGTAGTCAAGACCGCGTACCAAACGCTCATTTACCGTGTATTCGATACCCGCAGCGTCTAAAAGTTCACATAGACCTGCGAAGTGTGCTTTTGATTCTTCACCTAAGTACTCAGAAAGACGCGGTGCATCACCTAAAATAGCCTGAATGTCAGGGTTCTTCGTATCCAGAACACGCAGTGGGTTAGTGTGCATGCGGCGCTTACAATCTTCGTCCAGCACATCGATATGTTGCTCAAGGAAGGCAACCAGTGCTGTGCGGTAGTCTGCACGATCTTCTTGAGAACCGATTGAGTTCAGCTCAAGACGAACGTGCTTGTCGATGCCTAATTCACGCCAAAGACGTGCAGTCATCATGATAAGCTCGGCGTCAACGTCTGGGCCATTTAGACCAAACACTTCCACACCACATTGGTGGAATTGACGGTAACGACCTTTCTGCGGACGCTCATGGCGGAACATAGGCCCCATGTACCACAGACGCTGTTCATCACGGTTGATCAGGCTGTTTTGAATACATGAACGTACACAACCCGCAGTACCTTCAGGGCGAAGCGTCAGGCTGTCACCATTACGGTCTTCAAAGGTGTACATTTCTTTTGAAACGACGTCTGTCTCTTCACCAACAGCGCGGCTGAATAGGTTTGTTTCTTCAACGATTGGCATGCGCACTTCGTTATAACCGTACGCGCTGATTACGTTTTTCACGATGCCTTCCACTTTTTGCCAAAGCGGAGACTGAGTTGGGAGGCAGTCGTTCATGCCTCGAATTGCTTGAATAGTCTTTGCCACAGTACTTACCGTAATATCGTTGAGATTAATCTTGTTGCTTGATGTCGATGCGATTTTTCACATCCAACTGAGCGGCTTTAGCGCGAATTTTTGCTTCCAGCTGATCGACGAGGTCATCGTTGTCAAAACGCTCTTTCTGGCGCACACCATCTTCGTAGAATGCGCTCTTCTTGTTACTGCCAGCCAGGCCAAGATGCGACACTTCCGCTTCACCTGGCCCGTTCACCACACAACCGATGATGGAGACATCCATCGGCGTCAACACGTCTTCTAGACGCTGTTCAAGCGCGTTAACAGTACCAATCACATCAAACTCCTGACGTGAGCAGCTTGGGCAGGCGATAAAGTTGATACCGCGCGAACGAATGCGTAGCGACTTCAGAATGTCAAAACCGACTTTGATCTCTTCAACCGGGTTGGCCGCCAGAGAAATTCGCAGCGTGTCACCAATCCCTTCCGCCAACAACATGCCGAGACCGACCGCAGACTTGACAGAACCAGCGCGAGCTCCGCCCGCTTCAGTAATCCCGAGATGCAAAGGCTGATCAATCTGTTTCGCCAGCAAACGGTATGAATCCACCGCGAGGAACACATCGGAGGCTTTAACGCTAACTTTAAACTGATCGAAATTGAGTCGATCCAGAATATCGACATGGCGCATTGCCGATTCCACCAGTGCAGCCGGGGTCGGTTCGCCATATTTCATCTGAATGTCTTTTTCCAGCGAGCCTCCGTTTACGCCAATGCGAATCGGAATGCCTTTGTCGCGTGCACAATCGACCACGGAGCGAATTCGGCTTTCATTACCGATGTTGCCCGGGTTAATCCGCAGACAGTCAACGCCATATTCCGCCACTTTCAGCGCAATACGGTAGTCAAAATGAATATCCGCGACCAGAGGAACAGACACCTGCTGTTTGATCAGCTTAAACGCTTCTGCGGCATCCATCGTCGGAACCGAGACACGTACAATGTCGGCACCCACATTTTCCAACGCTTTGATTTGCGCCACAGTTGCTTCCACATCCGTAGTGCGAGTGTTGGTCATGGATTGAACGGCGATGGGCGCACCATCGCCAATTGGCACGTCACCCACATAAATACGTGTCGATGGGCGACGTTTGATAGGAGACTCGTGTTGCATAGTATTGTCTAAGGTAAGGTGAATCTTGCTACTTTGCCGGAAGTATACCCAGAAAGGTCGACAGGTTCACTCGCAAATGTGACTGAAACGCCTTCCGGAGCCCCAAGAATCACTTGCAGAGGCTTCTGACCGCGTAAATTAAGTGTCTCACCCGCTTTTTTGATGCCGGTAGACAGAGTTTTGCCAGTGGCGTCTTTCACCTGAACCCAACAGTCTGAACTGAAGTTCATGGTCAGCAGTTCACCAGAGGTTGCTTCAGCAGTTGACGCTGCTGGAGTGGTTTGTGATTCAACAACCGCTTCTTCTTGAGCTGGCGCGGGATCTTCCATCGCCATTTCGTCGCCCGTTGGCTCCTCACTAGTCTGTGCGTCTGATTGCGCTTCTGCCTGTGTAGGCTCAATGGTATTGAACTCAGGTTGCACTTCTTCTGTCGCAGGTGCAGCAGCTTGATCTGCGACCGCAGATACCGCTTCCGCGCTCTGGTCCGGCTTGAGCGTATCTTGTTCGTTGTTCTGCCACCACCACAGTGATGACATTCCAATGATGACCAGCAGAATGATCCAGGTTATGGTCATGATGCGGCTGTCATGCTTCTCACGCTTGGTTTTCTTAGAAAAACTCTGCATGGTCTGCTCTTGAGGTTCAGGCGTCACACTCTCTTCAAATGCATCCAACACCAGATGTTCCGCAAGGCCCACCGCTTTTGCGTACGAACGCAAATAACCACGGGTAAAGGTGGCGACTAAATCGGAGTCGAAATTATTTTCTTCGATATTCTGAATGATGGTAACGCGCAGTCTCAGGCGATCAGCCACTTGCTTCTGCGTTAACCCTAACGCTTCGCGTTTTTCTTTAAGAAGGGTACCTGGTTGTACTTTTGGAGTGCTTTCTGTGATGTTGTCTTGTTCTGTATTCATCCGCGATATCAATCTCGTGTTTTTGTGTCCAAGTCTGTTTCCACTCGCTTTTATTTTTGATTGTTAGTAGCGAATTCGTTACCGACTTAAACATAAGGAATGTGGTAGCGTCAATTTTATCAGCAAATCAAATCGACTTTGATAACAGAGAATCATTCTAATAGATATTAGGCAGTAAACAACATGGATTTGGGAAAGAAATTACAGACACGTCAAGGTTTTTCGTTAAATTGACATTGAAAATGACCCGAAACCTTAAAAAAACCGCCAAATGAATAAAGCCAGAGTCAACTCTGGCTTTATGAAAAATATTTTAATTACAGTGTCTTAACAGGAATCGCATTCTCAGCAACTTGTTTCATTTTAGTCCGTTTTGTACGGTCGATAACATCGCCGACCAACTGACCACACGCCGCATCGATATCGTCACCACGTGTCTTACGAATAGTCACGGTGTGATCATACTGCATAAGCGTTTTCTGGAAACGGTCGATACGTGAGTTACTTGGCTTCTTATATGGCGAACCTGGGTACGGGTTGAACGGAATCAGGTTGATCTTACACGGCGTGTCTTTCATCAACTGAGCCAGTTCGTGAGCGTGTTCTGTGCCATCGTTAACGTGGTCCAGCAGAACATATTCCACAGTTACTTTGCCACGGTTGGCATTCGATGAAGCAATGTAACGACGCACAGATGCCAGGAAGTCCTGGATATCCCAACGGTCGTTGATTGGCATGATTTCACTGCGCAGTTTGTCGTTTGGCGCATGCAGAGAAATCGCCAGCGCAACGTCGATCTGACCCGTCATCTGATCCAGACCAGATACCACCCCTGAAGTCGACACCGTTACACGACGTTTAGACAGGCCAAAACCAAGATCATCCAGCATAATTTCCAGCGCCGGGATCAGGTTTTTCATATTCAGCAAAGGCTCGCCCATGCCCATCATCACCACGTTGGTGATTGGACGACGTCCGGTCTCTTTTTCCAGACCAATTTCGCGAGCAGCACGCCACACCTGACCAATGATTTCGGATACGCGCAGGTTGCGGTTAAAGCCTTGCTGAGCGGTTGAGCAGAATTTACATTCCAGCGCACAACCGACCTGAGAAGACACACACAAAGTAGCACGGTCATCTTCAGGAATGTAGACGGTTTCTACGTCCTGATCACCCACACGCATCGCCCACTTGATGGTACCGTCAGTAGAATGCTGCGCTTCAGAAACGTATGGTGCGCGAATTTCACAGCGTTCTTTCAGCTGTTCACGCAGTTTCTTGTTGATGTTGGTCATCTTGTCGAAATCATCACAACCAAAGTGATAGATCCACTTCATGATTTGATCCGCGCGGAACGCTTTCTCACCCAGTTCTTCAGCGAAAAATGCGCGCAAGCCTTTGCGATCAAAATCGAGCAGATTGACTTTTTCTGTGGTCATGTGGCCTCTCAGAGATGGAACAAGAATTAAGGGCGCGAATTGTACAGCCTTTACGCAATGACAACAAGAGCCGCAAACCCATGAGTTTACTAAGGCATTAATATCTTTGCGGTTAAAAATCAGCCAAGGTTTCCGTGAACACCATCACGCTTTATCAGACACAAAAAAGCCCTCGATATGAGGGCTTATTGGCATCAAAATCTGGCTTATTTGCTACGAGGGCAAAGTTCAGATTCAGGGAAGAAAAATTCAATTTCGCGGGCGGCTGATGCCGGGCTGTCGCTGCCGTGCACTGAGTTCAAACGCATGCTGATCGCGTAGTCAGCACGCAGTGTGCCACATGCCGCTTCTTCCGGGTTGGTTTTACCCATCAACTCACGGTAACGGGCAATCGCATTTTCCCCTTCCAACACCTGAACCATAATCGGGCCAGACGTCATGAATTCTTTCAACGCCGGGAAAAACTCTTTACCTTCATGCTCGGCATAAAAGCCACTCGCCTGCTCTTCTGTCAGGTGTAGCATTTTGGCAGCAATAATACGCAGGCCTGCTTTTTCGATGCGATGGTAAATTTCACCAATCAAGTTACGTTCAACTGCATCGGGCTTAATAATCGAAAACGTTCTTTCAAGAGCCATAAGATGTCCTTTTTACTTCTATTGTAGTTATAAAGGGCAGCACAGCATGCTGCCCGCGATTTTTCGCTATTATTTTGCTTGATCCATCAGGATACGAGCGACAGTTTTCACACCCATACCGGTTGCGCCTGCGGCCCATTTGTCACTTGGAGACTTGCGGTAAGTGCCTGCGCAGTCAAAGTGCAGCCAGCCTTTCTTGTAGTTATTGACAAAGTAAGACAGGAACGCCGCAGCAGTGCTCGCGCCTGGAGAGTAATCACCTGAACTGATGTTCGACAGGTCTGCAAAGCTCGATGGCAGCATTTCACGGTGGAAATCCACCAGTGGCAGAGGCCACAGGCCTTCATGCTCTTCCTTCGCCGCAGTCATCGCATCATGAGACAACGCGTCATCAAAGCTCAGCAATGCGTGGAAATCATTGCCCAGCGCGTTTTTCGCCGCACCAGTCAGGGTGGCACAATCGATGATCAGCTCAGGATTTTGTTCTGAAGCGTAAATCAAACCATCCGCCAGAACC
It contains:
- a CDS encoding YfgM family protein produces the protein MELYDTEEQQVEAIKDWWKENGKAVIFGAVIGLGGLFGWRFYQDSVTSAQEAASASYTKAIQTLATKGVDGEADVQSFIDSNNKSEYAVLAAMQLAKAQVQAGNLDEALAQLEWAKNATGDAALKPVITYRVARLQAEQGNFDAALSELANIKEQSWTGRVAELRGDISLRKGDKAAAYAAYTEAQQADDASQTLQMKLDDLAK
- the hisS gene encoding histidine--tRNA ligase, whose translation is MAKTIQAIRGMNDCLPTQSPLWQKVEGIVKNVISAYGYNEVRMPIVEETNLFSRAVGEETDVVSKEMYTFEDRNGDSLTLRPEGTAGCVRSCIQNSLINRDEQRLWYMGPMFRHERPQKGRYRQFHQCGVEVFGLNGPDVDAELIMMTARLWRELGIDKHVRLELNSIGSQEDRADYRTALVAFLEQHIDVLDEDCKRRMHTNPLRVLDTKNPDIQAILGDAPRLSEYLGEESKAHFAGLCELLDAAGIEYTVNERLVRGLDYYNRTVFEWMTESLGSQGTVCGGGRYDGLVEQLGGKATPAVGFAMGLERLVLMMETLGNTDVRRNVDVYMVTAGEGTLTAGMRLVEQLREQVPGLRVMTHFGGGNFKKQFKRADKVGAAVALVLGENEVAEKTVVLKDLAGGEQETISQTEIAGKLAHLV
- the ispG gene encoding flavodoxin-dependent (E)-4-hydroxy-3-methylbut-2-enyl-diphosphate synthase, with the translated sequence MQHESPIKRRPSTRIYVGDVPIGDGAPIAVQSMTNTRTTDVEATVAQIKALENVGADIVRVSVPTMDAAEAFKLIKQQVSVPLVADIHFDYRIALKVAEYGVDCLRINPGNIGNESRIRSVVDCARDKGIPIRIGVNGGSLEKDIQMKYGEPTPAALVESAMRHVDILDRLNFDQFKVSVKASDVFLAVDSYRLLAKQIDQPLHLGITEAGGARAGSVKSAVGLGMLLAEGIGDTLRISLAANPVEEIKVGFDILKSLRIRSRGINFIACPSCSRQEFDVIGTVNALEQRLEDVLTPMDVSIIGCVVNGPGEAEVSHLGLAGSNKKSAFYEDGVRQKERFDNDDLVDQLEAKIRAKAAQLDVKNRIDIKQQD
- a CDS encoding RodZ domain-containing protein — translated: MNTEQDNITESTPKVQPGTLLKEKREALGLTQKQVADRLRLRVTIIQNIEENNFDSDLVATFTRGYLRSYAKAVGLAEHLVLDAFEESVTPEPQEQTMQSFSKKTKREKHDSRIMTITWIILLVIIGMSSLWWWQNNEQDTLKPDQSAEAVSAVADQAAAPATEEVQPEFNTIEPTQAEAQSDAQTSEEPTGDEMAMEDPAPAQEEAVVESQTTPAASTAEATSGELLTMNFSSDCWVQVKDATGKTLSTGIKKAGETLNLRGQKPLQVILGAPEGVSVTFASEPVDLSGYTSGKVARFTLP
- a CDS encoding bifunctional tRNA (adenosine(37)-C2)-methyltransferase TrmG/ribosomal RNA large subunit methyltransferase RlmN yields the protein MTTEKVNLLDFDRKGLRAFFAEELGEKAFRADQIMKWIYHFGCDDFDKMTNINKKLREQLKERCEIRAPYVSEAQHSTDGTIKWAMRVGDQDVETVYIPEDDRATLCVSSQVGCALECKFCSTAQQGFNRNLRVSEIIGQVWRAAREIGLEKETGRRPITNVVMMGMGEPLLNMKNLIPALEIMLDDLGFGLSKRRVTVSTSGVVSGLDQMTGQIDVALAISLHAPNDKLRSEIMPINDRWDIQDFLASVRRYIASSNANRGKVTVEYVLLDHVNDGTEHAHELAQLMKDTPCKINLIPFNPYPGSPYKKPSNSRIDRFQKTLMQYDHTVTIRKTRGDDIDAACGQLVGDVIDRTKRTKMKQVAENAIPVKTL
- the ndk gene encoding nucleoside-diphosphate kinase; this encodes MALERTFSIIKPDAVERNLIGEIYHRIEKAGLRIIAAKMLHLTEEQASGFYAEHEGKEFFPALKEFMTSGPIMVQVLEGENAIARYRELMGKTNPEEAACGTLRADYAISMRLNSVHGSDSPASAAREIEFFFPESELCPRSK